In Lemur catta isolate mLemCat1 chromosome 1, mLemCat1.pri, whole genome shotgun sequence, one DNA window encodes the following:
- the LOC123630807 gene encoding keratin-associated protein 10-3-like isoform X5, translated as MAASAVSVCSSDLSYGSRVCLPGSCDACPDSWQVDDCPESCCEPPCCAPSCCAPAPCLTLVCSPVCCVSSPCQPVCTSTCTPSCCQQSSCQPACCTSSPCQQSCCVPVCCKPVCCVPVCCKPVCCEPVCCKPVCCVPVCSGASSSCCQQSSCEPTCCNSSPCQQSCCVSVCCKPVCCESVCCKPVPACCAPASSCQPSYCRPASSVSLLCRPACPRPACCCLSSGQGSSC; from the exons ATGGCCGCGTCCGCCGTGTCCGTCTGCTCCAGCGACCTGAGCTACGGCAGCCGGGTCTGCCTGCCCGGTTCCTGCGACGCCTGCCCCGACTCCTGGCAGGTGGACGACTGCCCAGAGAGCTGCTGCGAGCCCCCCTGCTGCGCCCCCAGCTGCTGCGCCCCGGCCCCCTGCCTGACCCTGGTGTGCAGCCCAGTGTGCTGCGtgtccagcccctgccagccagTCTGCACCAGCACCTGCACGCCCTCGTGCTGCCAGCAGTCTAGCTGCCAGCCGGCTTGCTgcacctcctccccctgccagcaGTCCTGCTGTGTGCCCGTGTGCTGCAAGCCCGTGTGCTGTGTGCCCGTGTGCTGCAAGCCCGTGTGCTGTGAGCCCGTGTGCTGCAAGCCCGTGTGCTGTGTGCCCGTGTGCTCTGGGGCCTCCTCTTCATGCTGCCAGCAGTCTAGCTGCGAGCCAACTTGCTGCAACTCCTCCCCCTGCCAGCAGTCCTGCTGTGTGTCCGTGTGCTGTAAGCCCGTGTGCTGTGAGTCCGTGTGCTGCAAGCCCGT ACCTGCCTGCTGTGCCCCCGCCTCCTCCTGCCAGCCCAGCTACTGCCGCCCGGcctcctctgtgtccctcctCTGCCGCCCTGCGTGTCCCCGCCCGGCCTGCTGTTGCCTCTCCTCGGGCCAGGGGTCCAGCTGCTGA
- the LOC123630807 gene encoding keratin-associated protein 10-7-like isoform X2 — MAASAVSVCSSDLSYGSRVCLPGSCDACPDSWQVDDCPESCCEPPCCAPSCCAPAPCLTLVCSPVCCVSSPCQPVCTSTCTPSCCQQSSCQPACCTSSPCQQSCCVPVCCKPVCCVPVCCKPVCCEPVCCKPVCCVPVCSGASSSCCQQSSCEPTCCNSSPCQQSCCVSVCCKPPICSGASSSCCQQSSCHPVSCVSSPCRPVCTSTCTSSPCQQSCCASCSCCQQSSCQPACCTSSPCQQSCCVPMCCKPVCCVPVCCKPVCCVPVCSEASSSCCQQSSCQPACCTSSPCQQSCCVPVCCKPPVCCEPVCSGASSSCCQQSSCQPACCTSSPCQQSCCRPASCVSLLCRPVCRPACCAPASSCQPSCCCPASSVSLLCRPACLRPASCVSLLCRPSCPRPACCGLSLGQKSSC, encoded by the exons ATGGCCGCGTCCGCCGTGTCCGTCTGCTCCAGCGACCTGAGCTACGGCAGCCGGGTCTGCCTGCCCGGTTCCTGCGACGCCTGCCCCGACTCCTGGCAGGTGGACGACTGCCCAGAGAGCTGCTGCGAGCCCCCCTGCTGCGCCCCCAGCTGCTGCGCCCCGGCCCCCTGCCTGACCCTGGTGTGCAGCCCAGTGTGCTGCGtgtccagcccctgccagccagTCTGCACCAGCACCTGCACGCCCTCGTGCTGCCAGCAGTCTAGCTGCCAGCCGGCTTGCTgcacctcctccccctgccagcaGTCCTGCTGTGTGCCCGTGTGCTGCAAGCCCGTGTGCTGTGTGCCCGTGTGCTGCAAGCCCGTGTGCTGTGAGCCCGTGTGCTGCAAGCCCGTGTGCTGTGTGCCCGTGTGCTCTGGGGCCTCCTCTTCATGCTGCCAGCAGTCTAGCTGCGAGCCAACTTGCTGCAACTCCTCCCCCTGCCAGCAGTCCTGCTGTGTGTCCGTGTGCTGTAAGCCC CCTATCTGCTCCGGAGCTTCCTCTTCATGCTGCCAGCAGTCTAGCTGCCA CCCAGTGAGCTGCGTGTCCAGCCCCTGCCGACCAGTCTGCACCAGCACCTgcacctcctccccctgccagcaGTCCTGCTGT GCCTCCTGTTCATGCTGCCAGCAGTCTAGCTGCCAGCCAGCTTGCTgcacctcctccccctgccagcaGTCCTGCTGTGTGCCCATGTGCTGCAAGCCCGTGTGCTGTGTGCCCGTGTGCTGCAAGCCCGTGTGCTGTGTGCCCGTGTGCTCTGAGGCCTCCTCTTCATGCTGCCAGCAGTCTAGCTGCCAGCCAGCTTGCTGCACCTCCTCCCCATGCCAGCAGTCCTGCTGTGTGCCCGTGTGCTGCAAGCCC CCCGTGTGCTGTGAGCCTGTGTGCTCTGGGGCTTCCTCTTCATGCTGCCAGCAGTCTAGCTGCCAGCCGGCTTGCTgcacctcctccccctgccagcaGTCCTGCTGCCGCCCAGCCTCCTGCGTGTCCCTCCTCTGCCGTCCCGTGTGCAGACCTGCCTGCTgtgcccctgcctcctcctgccagcccagctgctgctgcccggcctcctctgtgtccctcctCTGCCGCCCAGCCTGCCTCCGCCCAGCCTCCTGTGTGTCCCTCCTCTGCCGTCCATCCTGCCCGCGCCCAGCCTGCTGTGGCCTCTCTTTGGGCCAGAAGTCCAGCTGCTGA
- the LOC123630807 gene encoding keratin-associated protein 10-12-like isoform X3: MAASAVSVCSSDLSYGSRVCLPGSCDACPDSWQVDDCPESCCEPPCCAPSCCAPAPCLTLVCSPVCCVSSPCQPVCTSTCTPSCCQQSSCQPACCTSSPCQQSCCVPVCCKPVCCVPVCCKPVCCEPVCCKPVCCVPVCSGASSSCCQQSSCEPTCCNSSPCQQSCCVSPVCCEPVCYEPICSGASSSCCQQSSCQPACCTSSSPCQPSCCRPSSCVSLLCRPVCRPACCAPASSCQPSYCRPASSVSLLCRPACPRPACCCLSSGQGSSC, translated from the exons ATGGCCGCGTCCGCCGTGTCCGTCTGCTCCAGCGACCTGAGCTACGGCAGCCGGGTCTGCCTGCCCGGTTCCTGCGACGCCTGCCCCGACTCCTGGCAGGTGGACGACTGCCCAGAGAGCTGCTGCGAGCCCCCCTGCTGCGCCCCCAGCTGCTGCGCCCCGGCCCCCTGCCTGACCCTGGTGTGCAGCCCAGTGTGCTGCGtgtccagcccctgccagccagTCTGCACCAGCACCTGCACGCCCTCGTGCTGCCAGCAGTCTAGCTGCCAGCCGGCTTGCTgcacctcctccccctgccagcaGTCCTGCTGTGTGCCCGTGTGCTGCAAGCCCGTGTGCTGTGTGCCCGTGTGCTGCAAGCCCGTGTGCTGTGAGCCCGTGTGCTGCAAGCCCGTGTGCTGTGTGCCCGTGTGCTCTGGGGCCTCCTCTTCATGCTGCCAGCAGTCTAGCTGCGAGCCAACTTGCTGCAACTCCTCCCCCTGCCAGCAGTCCTGCTGTGTGTCC CCCGTGTGCTGTGAGCCCGTGTGCTATGAGCCTATCTGCTCCGGAGCTTCCTCTTCATGCTGCCAGCAGTCTAGCTGCCAGCCGGCTTGctgcacctcctcctccccctgccagccGTCCTGCTGTAGACCCTCCTCCTGCGTGTCCCTCCTCTGCCGCCCCGTGTGCAGACCTGCCTGCTGTGCCCCCGCCTCCTCCTGCCAGCCCAGCTACTGCCGCCCGGcctcctctgtgtccctcctCTGCCGCCCTGCGTGTCCCCGCCCGGCCTGCTGTTGCCTCTCCTCGGGCCAGGGGTCCAGCTGCTGA
- the LOC123630807 gene encoding keratin-associated protein 10-4-like isoform X1 yields MAASAVSVCSSDLSYGSRVCLPGSCDACPDSWQVDDCPESCCEPPCCAPSCCAPAPCLTLVCSPVCCVSSPCQPVCTSTCTPSCCQQSSCQPACCTSSPCQQSCCVPVCCKPVCCVPVCCKPVCCEPVCCKPVCCVPVCSGASSSCCQQSSCEPTCCNSSPCQQSCCVSVCCKPPICSGASSSCCQQSSCQPACCTSSSPCQPCCEPPCCAPSCCAPAPCLTLVCSPVSCVSSPCRPVCTSTCTSSPCQQSCCVPVCCKPVCCEPVCPEASCSCCQQSSCQPACCTSSPCQQSCCVPMCCKPVCCVPVCCKPVCCVPVCSEASSSCCQQSSCQPACCTSSPCQQSCCVPVCCKPPVCCEPVCSGASSSCCQQSSCQPACCTSSPCQQSCCRPASCVSLLCRPVCRPACCAPASSCQPSCCCPASSVSLLCRPACLRPASCVSLLCRPSCPRPACCGLSLGQKSSC; encoded by the exons ATGGCCGCGTCCGCCGTGTCCGTCTGCTCCAGCGACCTGAGCTACGGCAGCCGGGTCTGCCTGCCCGGTTCCTGCGACGCCTGCCCCGACTCCTGGCAGGTGGACGACTGCCCAGAGAGCTGCTGCGAGCCCCCCTGCTGCGCCCCCAGCTGCTGCGCCCCGGCCCCCTGCCTGACCCTGGTGTGCAGCCCAGTGTGCTGCGtgtccagcccctgccagccagTCTGCACCAGCACCTGCACGCCCTCGTGCTGCCAGCAGTCTAGCTGCCAGCCGGCTTGCTgcacctcctccccctgccagcaGTCCTGCTGTGTGCCCGTGTGCTGCAAGCCCGTGTGCTGTGTGCCCGTGTGCTGCAAGCCCGTGTGCTGTGAGCCCGTGTGCTGCAAGCCCGTGTGCTGTGTGCCCGTGTGCTCTGGGGCCTCCTCTTCATGCTGCCAGCAGTCTAGCTGCGAGCCAACTTGCTGCAACTCCTCCCCCTGCCAGCAGTCCTGCTGTGTGTCCGTGTGCTGTAAGCCC CCTATCTGCTCCGGAGCTTCCTCTTCATGCTGCCAGCAGTCTAGCTGCCAGCCGGCTTGctgcacctcctcctccccctgccagcc CTGCTGCGAGCCCCCCTGCTGCGCTCCCAGCTGCTGCGCCCCGGCCCCCTGCCTGACCCTGGTGTGCAGCCCAGTGAGCTGCGTGTCCAGCCCCTGCCGACCAGTCTGCACCAGCACCTgcacctcctccccctgccagcaGTCCTGCTGTGTGCCCGTGTGCTGCAAGCCCGTGTGCTGTGAGCCCGTGTGCCCTGAGGCCTCCTGTTCATGCTGCCAGCAGTCTAGCTGCCAGCCAGCTTGCTgcacctcctccccctgccagcaGTCCTGCTGTGTGCCCATGTGCTGCAAGCCCGTGTGCTGTGTGCCCGTGTGCTGCAAGCCCGTGTGCTGTGTGCCCGTGTGCTCTGAGGCCTCCTCTTCATGCTGCCAGCAGTCTAGCTGCCAGCCAGCTTGCTGCACCTCCTCCCCATGCCAGCAGTCCTGCTGTGTGCCCGTGTGCTGCAAGCCC CCCGTGTGCTGTGAGCCTGTGTGCTCTGGGGCTTCCTCTTCATGCTGCCAGCAGTCTAGCTGCCAGCCGGCTTGCTgcacctcctccccctgccagcaGTCCTGCTGCCGCCCAGCCTCCTGCGTGTCCCTCCTCTGCCGTCCCGTGTGCAGACCTGCCTGCTgtgcccctgcctcctcctgccagcccagctgctgctgcccggcctcctctgtgtccctcctCTGCCGCCCAGCCTGCCTCCGCCCAGCCTCCTGTGTGTCCCTCCTCTGCCGTCCATCCTGCCCGCGCCCAGCCTGCTGTGGCCTCTCTTTGGGCCAGAAGTCCAGCTGCTGA
- the LOC123630807 gene encoding keratin-associated protein 10-7-like isoform X4, with the protein MAASAVSVCSSDLSYGSRVCLPGSCDACPDSWQVDDCPESCCEPPCCAPSCCAPAPCLTLVCSPVCCVSSPCQPVCTSTCTPSCCQQSSCQPACCTSSPCQQSCCVPVCCKPVCCVPVCCKPVCCEPVCCKPVCCVPVCSGASSSCCQQSSCEPTCCNSSPCQQSCCVSVCCKPVCCESVCCKPVCCKPVCCEPVCYEPICSGASSSCCQQSSCQPACCTSSSPCQPYCRPASSVSLLCRPACPRPACCCLSSGQGSSC; encoded by the exons ATGGCCGCGTCCGCCGTGTCCGTCTGCTCCAGCGACCTGAGCTACGGCAGCCGGGTCTGCCTGCCCGGTTCCTGCGACGCCTGCCCCGACTCCTGGCAGGTGGACGACTGCCCAGAGAGCTGCTGCGAGCCCCCCTGCTGCGCCCCCAGCTGCTGCGCCCCGGCCCCCTGCCTGACCCTGGTGTGCAGCCCAGTGTGCTGCGtgtccagcccctgccagccagTCTGCACCAGCACCTGCACGCCCTCGTGCTGCCAGCAGTCTAGCTGCCAGCCGGCTTGCTgcacctcctccccctgccagcaGTCCTGCTGTGTGCCCGTGTGCTGCAAGCCCGTGTGCTGTGTGCCCGTGTGCTGCAAGCCCGTGTGCTGTGAGCCCGTGTGCTGCAAGCCCGTGTGCTGTGTGCCCGTGTGCTCTGGGGCCTCCTCTTCATGCTGCCAGCAGTCTAGCTGCGAGCCAACTTGCTGCAACTCCTCCCCCTGCCAGCAGTCCTGCTGTGTGTCCGTGTGCTGTAAGCCCGTGTGCTGTGAGTCCGTGTGCTGCAAGCCCGTGTGCTGCAAGCCCGTGTGCTGTGAGCCCGTGTGCTATGAGCCTATCTGCTCCGGAGCTTCCTCTTCATGCTGCCAGCAGTCTAGCTGCCAGCCGGCTTGctgcacctcctcctccccctgccagcc CTACTGCCGCCCGGcctcctctgtgtccctcctCTGCCGCCCTGCGTGTCCCCGCCCGGCCTGCTGTTGCCTCTCCTCGGGCCAGGGGTCCAGCTGCTGA